One Vibrio taketomensis DNA window includes the following coding sequences:
- a CDS encoding MarR family winged helix-turn-helix transcriptional regulator, with the protein MKDLIEISHLMDTLNIVADKISAYGKISRPYGTEDNLLVHEVHIIDYIGRHEIVTASDIVSVTYKTKGAISQTLNKLAELGLIDRTEHPDDKRKQRLILTEKGQVVYDFHREKDLVAYSRYQSRLQNVTDKDLHKANEIIKTIFKL; encoded by the coding sequence ATGAAGGATCTAATAGAAATCAGCCATTTGATGGACACGCTCAATATTGTCGCAGACAAAATTTCTGCCTATGGCAAGATTAGTCGACCATATGGAACGGAAGACAACTTGCTCGTGCATGAAGTGCATATTATTGATTACATTGGTCGGCATGAGATTGTTACTGCGTCGGATATTGTTTCGGTAACTTACAAAACCAAAGGCGCAATATCTCAAACCTTAAATAAGCTGGCTGAGCTTGGTTTGATTGATCGTACTGAGCATCCAGATGACAAGAGAAAGCAGCGCTTAATTCTTACTGAAAAAGGGCAAGTGGTGTACGACTTTCACCGCGAGAAAGACCTTGTTGCCTATTCACGTTATCAATCTCGATTACAAAATGTGACTGACAAAGACTTACATAAAGCGAACGAAATCATTAAGACCATCTTTAAGCTCTAA
- a CDS encoding dicarboxylate/amino acid:cation symporter — translation MEKLEPYRSSIVLLLALVAGATLGIVSPELALKVKPIGQIFLNLLFMIIVPLVGISVMSSIAEMTDLKKLGKLLGLVLIVSISMAAIPALGIIGVASIFDPAQGVVIDLSEKFTGGQGGMDFVSMFTTNDFAGLLSKSNILALIIMSVLGGIAIGQAGERGKVIAELLKSANEVVMNIVGLIMKGAPLGLGAFFAATMAEQDTELLSTFASASILFFVTAAIYFVVGSVVYSYIGGGVKGVKAFWKNAAEPSITALGTCSSLGTLPVTIRAAKNMGIKEEIADICLPLLVNLNKGGVAMIAALKIVFIYAVLGMPFTFDVFVTTMIIAVLSAIIVGGVPGGAFLGEIFIVTTLGLPLEVIPMLVVIGTITDAPATLLNVIHDLNATQIVERFMGKKEAQTQQKTEPQLA, via the coding sequence GTGGAAAAATTAGAACCCTACCGCTCTTCAATCGTTTTGCTGCTCGCTCTTGTTGCTGGTGCAACACTTGGCATCGTATCACCAGAGCTCGCGCTAAAAGTTAAGCCTATTGGACAAATTTTCTTAAACCTTTTATTTATGATCATCGTGCCTCTAGTGGGCATTAGCGTCATGTCATCAATTGCAGAAATGACTGACCTTAAAAAGCTAGGCAAATTACTAGGTCTAGTACTGATCGTATCAATCTCTATGGCTGCAATCCCTGCTCTAGGCATCATCGGTGTTGCGTCTATCTTCGATCCAGCGCAAGGTGTTGTTATTGACCTAAGCGAGAAGTTCACTGGCGGTCAAGGTGGCATGGACTTCGTAAGCATGTTCACTACTAACGACTTTGCAGGCCTGCTATCTAAATCAAACATCCTTGCACTGATCATCATGTCTGTTCTTGGTGGTATTGCGATAGGTCAAGCGGGTGAGCGTGGCAAAGTGATCGCTGAGCTATTAAAGAGCGCAAACGAAGTCGTGATGAACATCGTTGGCCTAATCATGAAAGGTGCACCACTCGGTCTTGGCGCATTCTTCGCAGCGACTATGGCTGAGCAAGATACTGAACTACTAAGCACTTTTGCTAGCGCATCTATCCTGTTCTTCGTAACAGCAGCAATTTACTTCGTGGTTGGCTCAGTTGTTTACTCATACATCGGCGGTGGCGTAAAAGGCGTGAAAGCTTTCTGGAAAAACGCTGCAGAGCCTTCAATCACAGCACTAGGTACTTGTTCTTCTCTAGGTACGCTACCGGTAACGATTCGCGCGGCGAAAAACATGGGTATCAAAGAAGAGATCGCTGATATCTGTCTACCGCTACTGGTTAACCTTAACAAAGGTGGCGTAGCGATGATTGCTGCACTGAAGATTGTCTTCATCTACGCAGTACTGGGCATGCCTTTCACATTCGACGTATTCGTTACCACTATGATCATCGCTGTTCTATCAGCAATCATCGTAGGCGGTGTACCTGGTGGTGCTTTCCTAGGTGAGATCTTCATCGTAACCACACTAGGTCTGCCTCTAGAAGTTATCCCAATGTTGGTAGTAATCGGCACCATCACTGATGCACCAGCAACACTACTCAACGTGATTCACGACCTAAACGCGACGCAAATCGTCGAGCGTTTCATGGGTAAGAAAGAAGCACAAACACAGCAAAAAACAGAACCGCAGTTAGCATAA